In Homo sapiens chromosome 11, GRCh38.p14 Primary Assembly, one DNA window encodes the following:
- the SSU72L5 gene encoding RNA polymerase II subunit A C-terminal domain phosphatase SSU72 like protein 5: MLSSTLRVAVVCVSNVNRSMEAHSILRRKGLSVRSFGTESHVRLPGPRPNRPVVYDFATTYKEMYNDLLRKDRERYTRNGILHILGRNERIKPGPERFQECTDSFDVIFTCEESVYDTVVEDLCSREQQTFQPVHVINMEIQDTLEDATLGAFLICEICQCLQQSDDMEDNLEELLLQMEEKAGKSFLHTVCFY; this comes from the coding sequence ATGCTCTCCTCCACACTCAGGGTGGCTGTGGTGTGCGTGAGCAATGTCAACAGGAGCATGGAGGCCCACAGCATCCTCAGGAGAAAAGGGCTAAGTGTCCGGTCTTTTGGAACTGAATCTCATGTGAGGCTACCAGGACCAAGACCCAATCGTCCTGTAGTTTATGATTTTGCAACAACATATAAGGAGATGTACAATGACCTCCTCAGGAAAGATAGAGAACGCTACACCCGCAACGGAATCTTACACATCTtgggaagaaatgagagaatCAAGCCCGGTCCAGAAAGATTTCAGGAGTGCACTGATTCCTTTGATGTCATCTTCACCTGTGAGGAGAGTGTCTATGACACAGTGGTGGAAGATCTGTGTTCCAGAgaacagcagacctttcagccTGTGCACGTGATCAACATGGAAATCCAAGATACCCTGGAAGATGCCACCCTGGGagctttcctcatctgtgagattTGCCAGTGCCTGCAGCAGTCAGACGACATGGAAGACAATCTGGAGGAGCTGCTCTTGCAAATGGAGGAGAAGGCAGGAAAAAGCTTTCTTCACACCGTCTGCTTCTACTGA
- the SSU72L2 gene encoding RNA polymerase II subunit A C-terminal domain phosphatase SSU72 like protein 2, with protein MLSSTLRVAVVCVSNVNRSMEAHSILRKKGLSVRSFGTESHVRLPGPRPNRPVVYDFATTYKEMYNDLLRKDRECYTRNGILHILGRNERIKPGPERFQECTDFFDVIFTCEESVYDTVVEDLCSREQQTFQPVHVINMEIQDTLEDATLGAFLICEICQCLQQSDDMEDNLEELLLQMEEKAGKSFLHTVCFY; from the coding sequence ATGCTCTCCTCCACACTCAGGGTGGCTGTGGTGTGCGTGAGCAATGTCAACAGGAGCATGGAGGCCCACAGCATCCTCAGGAAAAAAGGGCTAAGTGTCCGGTCTTTTGGAACTGAATCTCATGTGAGGCTACCAGGACCAAGACCCAATCGTCCTGTAGTTTATGATTTTGCAACAACATATAAGGAGATGTACAATGACCTCCTCAGGAAAGATAGAGAATGCTACACCCGCAACGGAATCTTACACATCTtgggaagaaatgagagaatCAAGCCCGGTCCAGAAAGATTTCAGGAGTGCACTGATTTCTTTGATGTCATCTTCACCTGTGAGGAGAGTGTCTATGACACAGTGGTGGAAGATCTGTGTTCCAGAgaacagcagacctttcagccTGTGCACGTGATCAACATGGAAATCCAAGATACCCTGGAAGATGCCACCCTGGGagctttcctcatctgtgagattTGCCAGTGCCTGCAGCAGTCAGACGACATGGAAGACAATCTGGAGGAGCTGCTCTTGCAAATGGAGGAGAAGGCAGGAAAAAGCTTTCTTCACACCGTCTGCTTCTACTGA